The following coding sequences are from one Culex quinquefasciatus strain JHB chromosome 1, VPISU_Cqui_1.0_pri_paternal, whole genome shotgun sequence window:
- the LOC6040882 gene encoding uncharacterized protein LOC6040882: MSTLPFKSRFNWTVVDGDPSRQITHNILSNEPSEPVSQDRLLNPDGCVVLATPDDSVKPVFCEQTVSVSPVYQVTRLALIAECAKLELHVGRTQEYYQTYQGELIFQADDSQLYRFDVEFENAGIAEFMLRFITPPGEPLCLYGMHLLIERNTNPLGLLASDSTLNRAMLDCQLDDRKLSETAARCKAFIVASMRNRMFGSQNVVNNNPDAESGASTGTASDTTSSSIRATGGGSETMAIGRYIDEKFRQLEASLEAKLQAIETRQSEKLDRILALLQGGKSNCDN, translated from the exons ATGAGTACGTTACCGTTTAAATCCCGCTTCAATTGGACCGTCGTCGACGGAGATCCTTCCCGCCAAATAACGCACAACATCCTTTCGAATGAGCCCTCCGAACC CGTCTCTCAGGATCGTCTACTCAATCCAGATGGCTGCGTAGTCCTGGCCACTCCGGACGATTCCGTCAAGCCCGTGTTCTGCGAGCAAACCGTTTCCGTAAGTCCGGTTTACCAAGTGACGCGACTCGCGCTCATTGCCGAATGTGCCAAGCTGGAGTTGCACGTGGGACGCACCCAAGAGTACTACCAAACCTACCAGGGCGAGCTCATCTTCCAGGCCGACGACTCGCAGCTGTACCGATTCGATGTCGAGTTTGAAAACGCCGGAATCGCCGAATTCATGCTCCGGTTCATAACACCCCCCGGGGAACCGCTCTGCCTGTACGGAATGCACCTGCTCATCGAACGCAACACGAACCCGCTGGGACTGCTGGCCAGCGACAGCACCCTGAACCGGGCCATGCTCGACTGCCAGCTCGACGACCGGAAGTTGTCCGAAACGGCGGCCCGCTGCAAGGCCTTCATCGTGGCCTCGATGCGCAATCGGATGTTTGGCAGCCAGAACGTGGTCAACAACAATCCGGACGCGGAGAGCGGTGCGTCCACCGGCACGGCGAGtgacaccaccagcagcagcattaGAGCGACGGGAGGTGGTTCCGAAACGATGGCCATTGGTCGGTACATCGACGAGAAGTTCCGACAGTTGGAGGCGAGTCTCGAGGCGAAGCTGCAAGCGATCGAAACGCGACAGAGCGAAAAGCTGGATCGCATCCTGGCGTTGCTGCAGGGTGGCAAGAGTAATTGtgataattaa
- the LOC6040883 gene encoding histone RNA hairpin-binding protein, translating to MQTNSDSQMSLDDSNNTSGNRQIEIDILDSANVQKYEKLIRCDMIKSPFKRRLSGGGDEGDEDDGDSKDRDLAQHKKTKTHEDDHGRERFRRESTDSGDGSSQSSRRPVEYEKDIEVLVRRQKQIDYGKNTLGYENYQRQVPREQRTKEHPKTPPKHIKYSRRAWDGLVRVWRKKLHCFDPDARPDNDGPAEDN from the exons ATGCAAACCAACTCCGACAGCCAAATGTCCTTGGACGACAGCAACAACACCAGCGGCAACCGGCAGATCGAGATCGACATTCTTG ATTCCGCCAACGTGCAAAAGTACGAAAAGTTGATCCGCTGCGACATGATCAAGTCCCCGTTCAAGCGGCGGCTGTCCGGCGGTGGCGACGAAGGGGACGAAGACGACGGTGACAGCAAAGACCGCGACCTGGCACAGCACAAAAAGACCAAAACGCACGAGGATGACCACGGGCGGGAACGGTTCCGGCGGGAGAGTACCGACTCGGGCGATGGCAGCAGCCAGAGCAGCCGGCGCCCGGTCGAGTACGAGAAGGACATTGAGGTGCTGGTGCGTCGCCAGAAGCAGATCGATTACGGGAAGAACACGCTCGGCTACGAAAACTACCAGCGGCAGGTTCCGAGGGAGCAGCGCACCAAGGAGCATCCGAAGACGCCCCCGAAGCACATCAAGTACAGCCGCCGGGCCTGGGACGGGCTGGTGCGGGTGTGGCGCAAGAAGCTGCACTGCTTCGATCCGGATGCGCG ACCCGACAACGATGGCCCCGCTGAAGACAACTAA
- the LOC6040884 gene encoding protein C12orf4 homolog — translation MSLEPSKVVDFRYEYQNCDDTMAKLVYPVEIPFRGLVPELAHRIVAERMDPIMKFLCADQELLGALERFVQQENETFYDERDEGLLEKLRTGQVDVDSVALDLERLYKDEILEYADRVGPSDEEIFAQSYHQLVHSTVLSEILAKEREYATTIANLTGSMAQQMQTMHTLHQEEIESKMKLLDISVTSENINHILAKQYGMQNMIRKQCESELESTKGHQKYEYRDWITTHIDENFLAESTESPTQIGNRWSMISTQGPSMEESFTIHLGSQLKHMHNIRILSTKIGDLCSPLYSENSFGGPNVALGLYSSSLCGIVVLTPSGNVQPDTEIRRNANMSTEFHFDQIDVQIEKIQNDLRKLRECPDDEQGAAAARVDKNSTRLKPGDVFITRHSNLSHSHVIFHLISDETFQSPSEINSRHPVILGLRNILKISSRHDITTLTIPALLRHKMSEDMTVSWCVRRAELVFKCAKGFMIESSSWGGAELNTLQLLLPHDISEELFRTLADMVPHVFRVANPKVLQ, via the exons ATGTCGCTCGAACCGTCCAAAGTGGTGGACTTCCGGTACGAGTACCAAAACTGCGACGACACCATGGCCAAGCTGGTATATCCGGTGGAGATTCCGTTCCGCGGTCTGGTTCCGGAATTGGCGCACCGGATCGTAGCGGAGCGAATGGACCCGATAATGAAGTTTCTGTGTGCGGACCAGGAGCTGCTGGGGGCACTGGAGCGGTTCGTTCAGCAGGAAAATGAGACGTTCTACGACGAACGGGACGAGGGCTTGCTGGAAAAACTCCGAACCGGGCAGGTTGATGTGGATTCGGTGGCGCTGGATCTGGAGCGGCTGTACAAGGACGAGATACTGGAGTACGCTGACCGGGTTGGTCCGTCGGACGAGGAGATCTTTGCGCAGAGCTACCACCAACTGGTGCACTCGACCGTGCTGTCGGAAATCTTGGCCAAGGAGCGGGAATACGCCACAACTATTGCCAATCTGACCGGTTCCATGGCCCAGCAGATGCAGACGATGCACACGCTGCACCAGGAGGAGATTGAGTCGAAG ATGAAACTACTGGATATTTCTGTTACGTCGGAAAATATAAACCATATTTTGGCTAAACAATACGGTATGCAAAACATGATTCGGAAACAGTGTGAATCTGAGCTAGAATCTACAAAGGGCCATCAAAAGTACGAGTACCGTGACTGGATAACGACCCACATTGACGAGAACTTTTTGGCTGAATCGACTGAATCTCCCACCCAGATCGGAAATCGCTGGTCAATGATCAGCACGCAAGGTCCGTCTATGGAGGAAAGTTTCACCATTCATCTGGGCTCGCAGTTGAAGCACATGCACAACATCCGAATTCTTAGCACCAAGATCGGTGACCTGTGCAGTCCTCTGTACAGTGAAAACAGCTTTGGAGGCCCGAACGTGGCCCTCGGACTGTACTCGAGTTCTTTGTGCGGAATTGTCGTGCTGACCCCGTCCGGTAACGTCCAACCGGACACGGAGATTCGCCGAAACGCCAACATGTCAACGGAGTTTCACTTTGACCAGATTGACGTGCAGATCGAAAAGATCCAGAACGATTTGCGTAAGTTGCGCGAATGTCCGGACGATGAGCAGGGCGCCGCCGCGGCCAGAGTGGACAAAAACAGCACCCGCTTGAAGCCCGGCGACGTGTTCATCACGCGCCACTCCAATCTGTCCCATTCGCACGTAATTTTCCACCTCATTTCCGACGAAACATTCCAAAGTCCGAGCGAGATCAACTCGCGCCACCCGGTCATTCTGGGGCTGCgtaacattctgaaaatttcaagcCGCCACGACATCACCACGCTGACAATTCCGGCCCTGCTGCGGCACAAAATGTCCGAGGACATGACCGTTTCGTGGTGCGTGCGGCGTGCCGAGCTGGTGTTCAAGTGCGCCAAGGGCTTCATGATCGAATCATCGAGCTGGGGTGGGGCGGAACTGAACACgctgcagctgctgctgccgcaCGACATATCCGAGGAACTGTTCCGGACGCTGGCGGACATGGTGCCACACGTTTTCCGGGTGGCCAATCCGAAGGTGCTGCAGTAG
- the LOC6040885 gene encoding LOW QUALITY PROTEIN: uncharacterized protein LOC6040885 (The sequence of the model RefSeq protein was modified relative to this genomic sequence to represent the inferred CDS: inserted 3 bases in 3 codons), with protein sequence MSRKCAVQGCDTLYDQDPTNAESHSYLDAVGPSGPWSVSGINVTPSSSKEIFICKRHIETAKRKVQPPTKTMATMARPEYRIGPSSSDASAALPGYCRLCLTEDGPMVVPKEAKVFQQLAMKITACLQITVSIDELRNSLICKKCYEMLEQSYQFRLRCSRYNVYLKMRKSLDPDRSQPLRYKENWYWYSCLGNNLRSVYWGCSVVCCPAYIITYPSGKVFENFARHQHKQKLDEVRVVYXSGEFIYDGFRYSFDMINTNRTLQFSCRSLNDPYKKCGATLTSNDKSEVLSYTEHNHPMETILESALRESGTHEKRSVTMIRGQHLELVVCLGFWYGTMADHSRISNWDCIRPNCTGSITMTDGVMQLHGGHNHTPVWLKWGAAATKAVENKVPMVMKIVNSSAPKQQPPQAKKQSPPVHVVKPNASQPTGQISVRSVVSLSQVPSPVNVKLEQPEPQNREITIKGEIIDPDYTELETSEQEAVEFVLENPNVPLIVTTANIANHQPKPQAVGGTIMIRQNHPIKIVRPAPPPEPVFKRVVPVQPAANPAPPMPKILNVMSLSDQPRAVPVPEPLVLTKNEDEPGGEEEDEAETITDEVMPDSGTVHRSQQPSPEAEPSGGELRPMMLVSSGSVTSDNTLKVTALDQFSMEELAAEEQEDVQQEGETASAQVDEDDLCDLMDDEEIPAIIPVDIQLYQATYTSPPQPTYNKPAASEQPKRLSNSALSGKPSVSSAVPASTKIAARHSLPAPVQHKTAPQKSVIALKRPLHPIAKVAKLNDKEPVKRIGSKVFQIHNTTIKKFKADSTTTPQKRPVVSVSQANASANKEPPVDPIAVATEPHELIDANQNSEAAPKKQTVTLVKPMQRQLKAVAAKPTPTKPNEPNAKTVQLVKLQKSEQMLNYEGHLYKIKWSNDNCFYWDCMLREQVSCMAILETPSEAAASGQWVRHGTHNHKIPKPIANEDSSGRYQMFNANTGITKMKRXPLRTLSAVEIEEQKGRMMYLKKNKLLSYSVTKTDAKLVLNYANFIYDLQLEQETGFRWKCTTCPSMLDTDEKFSIAKTVGEMHNHGPKVPVIDLAVDETTVAAGTEPVPSLDSTTPVVISSQEGTSEKEDEQMAESEREDKSNDQDPLSERASDASDYLEQRNESADDDSSRQSEKSDSKKTQDIPKKVKRVSTEDVVATEVVHVSEREDGSDDEEMVLDSFSGQLISLKELRRKEIIAKEETVKQRKMTEKMKRLELKKPAPEEKSDDEELVLDPSSGQLITRLDMKRQANRAALLGDLEDQDDDATVLDPLTGEFKRQGDLSSTITTIAAEPMETEEIKELNPTKPQEEPPKEDFEELLSANKTVEPAEVVEPQKSPPKRMKKGSAAMLKLIAELHQSLLKADSERNFEVIPRPENTCWIKFNEFPYMLEKLQTNTSLWCCALPPQYACRSKLVLDDSRKTVTTSYASHCHAANLXDMFDAHKPEEEGEIRDTDQEEPRKYTFTKQPDFVYQLKLDDDYLYNCLTISKTGVSCWRCASRQEHNCKAMVTMQGDFESMTRNRFAHSHGVPGAADEEEDVRGAEAGEGMTEEETGSKGKRESVGEEDGEASRKKRKRQTL encoded by the exons ATGTCGCGCAAATGTGCCGTCCAAGGCTGTGACACCCTGTACGACCAGGACCCGACCAACGCCGAATCGCACAGCTATCTCGACGCCGTGGGACCGTCCGGCCCGTGGTCGGTTTCGGGCATCAACGTCACCCCGTCGAGCTCCAAGGAGATCTTCATCTGCAAACGACACATCGAAACGG CTAAACGCAAGGTGCAACCGCCGACCAAGACGATGGCAACGATGGCACGACCCGAGTACAGGATAGGGCCGTCGTCGAGTGATGCGAGTGCTGCGTTACC GGGGTACTGTCGGCTCTGCTTGACGGAGGATGGTCCGATGGTGGTACCGAAGGAGGCTAAAGTTTTCCAACAGTTGGCCATGAAGATCACTGCTTGTCTGCAGATTACG GTCTCTATCGACGAGCTGCGCAACTCGCTGATATGCAAAAAGTGCTACGAAATGCTGGAACAATCGTACCAGTTCCGGTTGCGTTGCTCTCGGTACAACGTTTACCTGAAGATGCGCAAATCGCTGGATCCGGACAGAAGTCAACCGCTGCGTTACAAGGAAAACTGGTATTGGTACTCGTGCCTAGGAAACAACCTCAGGTCCGTGTACTGGGGTTGCAGCGTGGTCTGCTGTCCGGCGTACATCATTACCTATCCGAGTGGAAAGGTGTTTGAAAACTTTGCCCGACATCAGCACAAACAGAAGCTGGACGAGGTCCGGGTGGTTT GGAGCGGGGAGTTTATCTACGACGGATTCCGGTACAGCTTTGACATGATCAACACCAACCGGACGTTGCAGTTCAGCTGTCGCAGCTTGAACGACCCGTACAAGAAGTGTGGCGCGACGCTGACATCGAACGATAAGAGCGAAGTATTGAGTTACACTGAGCATAACCATCCGATGGAAACGATTTTGGAGTCTGCGCTACGAGAATCGGGAACGCATGAGAAGCGCTCGGTGACCATGATCCGAGGGCAACATCTTGAACTGGTTGTTTGTCTTGGGTTTTGGTACGGCACCATGGCCGATCATAGCCGAATCTCCAATTGGGATTGCATTCGGCCAAACTGTACCGGATCGATCACCATGACCGATGGCGTTATGCAGCTTCATGGCGGACACAACCACACGCCTGTTTGGCTCAAGTGGGGCGCTGCGGCCACCAAAGCAGTCGAAAATAAGGTACCGATGGTCATGAAGATCGTAAACTCTTCAGCCCCAAAACAGCAGCCACCACAGGCCAAGAAACAATCACCGCCGGTGCATGTGGTCAAACCGAACGCCAGTCAGCCGACAGGACAGATTTCCGTTCGAAGCGTCGTTTCTTTGTCCCAGGTGCCAAGCCCGGTGAACGTTAAGCTCGAGCAACCGGAGCCGCAAAACCGCGAGATCACAATCAAGGGAGAAATCATCGATCCAGATTACACGGAGTTGGAAACATCCGAACAGGAAGCCGTCGAATTCGTCCTGGAAAATCCCAACGTTCCGCTAATCGTAACAACGGCCAACATCGCCAATCACCAACCCAAACCGCAGGCTGTCGGCGGCACCATAATGATTCGTCAGAACCACCCAATCAAAATTGTCCGACCAGCTCCTCCCCCCGAACCCGTCTTCAAGCGAGTTGTACCCGTCCAGCCAGCTGCCAACCCGGCGCCCCCGATGCCCAAAATCCTCAACGTCATGTCCCTGTCCGACCAGCCCAGAGCCGTTCCCGTGCCGGAACCGCTGGTGCTCACCAAGAACGAAGACGAGCCCGGCGGCGAGGAGGAAGACGAAGCCGAGACCATCACAGACGAAGTGATGCCGGACTCCGGAACCGTTCACCGCTCGCAGCAACCTTCGCCGGAGGCGGAACCATCCGGCGGTGAGTTGCGTCCGATGATGCTGGTCTCGTCCGGGTCGGTAACGAGCGACAACACGCTCAAGGTAACCGCGCTGGACCAGTTCTCAATGGAGGAGTTGGCCGCGGAGGAGCAGGAGGATGTGCAGCAAGAGGGCGAAACAGCGAGTGCCCAAGTGGATGAG GACGACCTGTGCGACCTGATGGACGACGAGGAAATTCCGGCCATCATCCCGGTTGACATTCAGCTGTACCAGGCCACATACACGTCCCCTCCTCAACCGACCTATAACAAGCCCGCAGCGTCTGAACAGCCAAAGCGACTGTCCAACAGTGCGCTGTCCGGGAAACCATCTGTCAGCAGCGCTGTTCCGGCATCGACGAAGATCGCTGCCAGACACTCGCTACCAGCCCCGGTACAGCACAAGACTGCACCCCAGAAGAGTGTCATTGCACTGAAGCGACCTCTGCATCCGATAGCCAAGGTCGCCAAGTTGAACGATAAAGAGCCCGTCAAAAGGATCGGCTCGAAGGTGTTCCAG atACACAACACAACCATCAAGAAGTTCAAGGCCGATAGTACGACAACTCCGCAGAAACGCCCTGTCGTATCGGTGTCGCAAGCTAACGCTTCGGCAAATAAGGAACCTCCAGTGGATCCGATAGCCGTTGCAACCGAACCTCACGAGCTGATCGACGCCAACCAGAACAGCGAGGCTGCTCCGAAAAAGCAAACGGTTACGCTCGTAAAGCCGATGCAGCGCCAGCTAAAGGCGGTGGCGGCCAAACCGACCCCAACAAAGCCGAACGAACCAAACGCCAAAACCGTCCAGCTAGTTAAGCTACAAAAGTCCGAACAGATGCTCAATTACGAGGGTCACCTGTACAAGATCAAGTGGAGCAACGACAACTGCTTCTACTGGGACTGTATGCTGCGGGAGCAGGTTAGCTGTATGGCGATTCTCGAGACTCCAAGCGAGGCGGCAGCCTCCGGCCAATGGGTGCGGCACGGCACGCACAACCACAAGATCCCGAAGCCGATTGCCAACGAGGACTCGAGCGGACGGTACCAGATGTTCAACGCAAACACGGGCATCACCAAGATGAAGC CTCCGTTGCGGACGCTGTCGGCGGTTGAAATTGAGGAACAGAAGGGCCGAATGATGTATCTCAAGAAGAATAAGCTGCTTTCGTACTCGGTCACGAAGACCGATGCCAAGTTGGTACTGAATTACGCCAATTTTATCTACGACTTGCAGCTGGAACAGGAAACAGGTTTCAG ATGGAAGTGCACCACGTGCCCGAGCATGCTGGATACGGACGAGAAGTTCAGCATCGCCAAAACGGTGGGCGAGATGCACAACCACGGGCCGAAGGTGCCGGTCATTGatttggccgtcgacgagacgACTGTTGCTGCCGGTACGGAACCTGTTCCCTCGTTGGATTCGACGACACCGGTGGTGATCAGTAGTCAGGAGGGGACAAGCGAGAAAGAGGACGAGCAAATGGCTGAATCTGAACGGGAAGACAAATCAAATGACCAAGATCCGCTGAGTGAGCGCGCGTCGGATGCTTCAG ACTACTTGGAACAGAGGAATGAATCGGCTGATGATGACAGTTCGAGGCAGAGTGAGAAATCCGACTCGAAAAAAACGCAGGACATTCCGAAGAAGGTAAAACGAGTTTCGACCGAGGACGTTGTTGCGACAGAAGTCGTGCATGTATCAGAACGGGAAGACGGTTCCGATGATGAAGAGATGGTACTGGATTCGTTTAGTGGTCAATTAATTTCACTCAAAGAACTGAGACGTAAGGAAATTATTGCTAAGGAGGAAACAGTAAAGCAAAGAAAGATGACTGAAAAGATGAAGCGCTTGGAACTAAAGAAACCTGCTCCGGAGGAGAAATCCGACGACGAAGAGTTGGTGTTGGATCCATCGAGTGGTCAACTTATCACAAGGCTGGACATGAAACGACAAGCAAACCGAGCAGCTTTGTTGGGTGATTTGGAAGATCAGGACGATGACGCTACGGTGTTGGATCCGTTGACAGGCGAATTCAAGAGACAAGGTGATCTGAGCTCGACAATAACGACAATAGCGGCGGAACCAATGGAGACCGAAGAAATCAAAGAGCTCAACCCAACCAAACCTCAAGAAGAGCCTCCCAAAGAGGACTTTGAAGAGCTTCTTTCGGCGAACAAGACAGTAGAACCAGCTGAGGTCGTGGAACCGCAGAAGAGTCCACCAAAGCGGATGAAGAAGGGCTCTGCGGCCATGCTCAAGCTGATTGCCGAGCTGCATCAAAGCTTGCTGAAGGCAGATTCGGAACGGAACTTTGAGGTGATTCCCAGACCGGAAAATACCTGCTGGATCAAATTCAACGAGTTTCCTTACATGCTGGAGAAGCTACAAACCAACACATCGCTCTGGTGTTGTGCGCTTCCGCCGCAGTACGCATGCCGTAGCAAGCTGGTCCTGGACGATTCCCGTAAAACGGTAACGACGAGCTACGCTTCGCACTGCCACGCGGCCAACC AAGATATGTTCGACGCTCATAAGCCCGAGGAGGAGGGTGAAATACGCGACACTGACCAGGAAGAGCCTCGCAAGTACACCTTCACCAAGCAGCCGGACTTTGTCTACCAACTAAAACTGGACGACGACTATCTGTACAACTGCTTGACCATCTCCAAGACCGGCGTCAGCTGCTGGAGGTGCGCATCGCGACAGGAGCACAACTGCAAAGCGATGGTCACAATGCAGGGCGATTTCGAGTCGATGACGCGGAATCGGTTCGCGCACTCTCACGGGGTTCCTGGTGCGGCAGATGAAGAGGAAGACGTCAGGGGCGCTGAAGCGGGAGAGGGAATGACCGAAGAGGAGACGGGTTCGAAGGGAAAGCGCGAAAGTGTCGGTGAGGAGGATGGAGAGGCCAGCCGGAAGAAACGGAAGCGGCAGACGCTCTGA